The genomic segment TATAAAGCTCACCTGTCGTAATATCTTCAAGCCCTGCAATCATTCGCAATAGTGTGGATTTACCACAACCTGAGGGGCCAACGAAAACAACGAATTCCCCCTCATTAATTTCTAAATTAATATCCTTAGAAATATGAACATCACCATACGATTTTCCCACGTTACGCAATGATACATTCGCCATAATTAAACCTCTTTATTTTGCTTGTGGTTTGAATTTAGGCTGAATAGTCGCCTTTTTATCTAATGAAGAAATCATCCCAGAGTACTTTTTTTTAGGGTTAGAACTCTAATTACCTAAAAAAACCTAATTCAGGGAAATTTAATAAATTTTGTGATCGAGCTCTCATTTTTAACGCTTATTTTTGTGAAGCTGATCACAAAAGAATGAAAAATGTTACTTAGTTCATACTTTTAACTTGGGGGGCGTAGAGCAAAGGGTGATCTCAAATAGATTGTATAGCCCATAATTTGCAATAATTTTAATAGGGGTTGTGGATATCCGTTTCTTCTTTTATTTAACTTCAAGGAGTTTTTTATGAAAAACAAATGTGTCAAATTCACCTTAGCTACGCTTGCTACATTAGTTTTGTCCGGAACAGTGATGGCAAAAATGACAGAAGGCAAACTGGTTATTTGGATTAATGGTGACAAAGGGTATAACGGGCTTGCCGAAGTAGGAAAAAGGTTTGAACAAGATACCGGCATTCAAGTTTTAGTTGAACATCCAGATAAATTAGAAGAAAAATTTGCACAGGTTGCCTCAACTGGTGATGGTCCAGATATTATGTTCTGGGCTCACGACCGCTTTGGTGGTTATGCACAATCAGGTTTATTGTCTGAAGTGAATGTAAGCAAAGAATTTAAAGATAAATTTGTTGATTTTGCTTGGGATGCAGAAACTTACAACGGGAAAATTATCGGTTATCCGGTTGCTATTGAAGCCATTTCACTCATTTATAATAAAGATTTAGTTAAAGAAGCACCAAAATCTTGGGAAGAAATTATTGAATTAGATAAAAAACTCAAAAAAGAGGGCAAAAATGCGATTATGTGGAACTTAGCAGAACCTTATTTCACATGGCCGATTGCTGCTTCAAACGGAGCTTATGCGTTTAAATTTGCTAATGGTAAATACGATTCAAAAGATATTGGCGTGAATAATGAAGGAGCAGTAAAAGCACTACAATTTGTGGTAGATATGGTGAAAAATAAACATATTAGTGCTGATATGGACTATGCTGTTGCCGAAGCTTCTTTCAATAAAGGACAAAGTGCCTTAACCATCAATGGTCCTTGGTCTTGGGGCAACATTGATAAAAGCGGCATTAAATATGGTGTAACTTTACTACCGACATTAAATGGTCAAGCCTCCAAACCATTCGTAGGAGTATTAAGTGCCGGTGTTAACAGCTCAAGCCCAAATAAAGATTTAGCCAAAGAATTCTTAGAGAATTATTTACTCACCGATGACGGTTTAGATGCAGTCAATAAAGATAAACCTTTAGGTGCGGTAGCGTTAAAATCTTACCAAGAGAAATTAGCGGCTGATCCTCGTATTGCAGCAACCATGGCAAATGCGAAAAATGGTGAAATTATGCCAAATATTCCGCAAATGTCGTCTTTCTGGTATGCCGAAAAATCTGCTATCAATAATGCAGTAACCGGTCGTCAATCGGTGAAAGAAGCATTAGATGATGCACATTCACGCATTCAAAAACAACAATAATTCTTTATCATTAAGAGTGGGTTATTATGGCCCACTCTATTTTTAGATTCACCCTAATATAATAAAAGTACAGTAAAAGTACAGTAACAAAATGCAGTAAAAATTCGAGGTGCTGTTATGCTAACTCAAACTCAATCCAAATCTACTCATTGGCTCAAATATCTCTTAGCCGGATTAGTCTTGCTCCTTGACTTCTATCTTGTTGTATTAATGTACTCACAAGGTGAATATCTTTTTGCTATTTTAACGCTGATTATTCTAACCTCCGGTGTCTATATTTTTACCAATAAAAACGCCTACGCTTGGCGGTATGTTTACCCAGGCATTACCGGAATGGTAATTTTTATTTTGTTTCCGCTGGTTGCGACTATTGCAATTGCGTTTACCAACTATAGTGGTTCTAATCAATTATCCTTTGAACGAGCGGTATCCGTCTTAACTGAACAACGCTATTTTTCCGGAGATAAATATCAATTCACCCTTTATCCACAAGCAGATAATCAATATCGAATTGCATTAACCAACCCAGCAACAGAACAAACTTTTGTGTCAGAGCCAATTTCATTGACTACTGGAACGAATGTAGTTGTGACCGAGCAAAACAGACCAACCGGCGAGGCCGCTCCTCTTAAAGTGATTACACAAAATCGGGCTGCACTTCAATCAATGAAAGTGGTTTTACCGAACAGTAATGAATTGACAATGAGCTCATTACGTCAATTCTCCGAGCAAAAACCACGCTATCAATTTGATGAAGAAAATAAAATATTACTCAATAATGAGACAGGCAAACGTTACCAAGCAAATGATGAAACCGGCTTCTTCCAAGCAATTGATAACAACGGTAATTGGCAAAGTGAAACGCTTGAGCCGGGTTATACTGTTACATCAGGCTTTAATAACTTCATTAAAATTTTTACCGATGAGGGTATTCAAAAACCTTTTGTCCAAATATTTATTTGGACAGTAGTATTCTCTTTATTAACTGTCGTCTTTACCGTTATTCTCGGTATGGTGCTTGCCTGCTTGGTGCAATGGGAAGCCTTAAAAGGTAAAGCGATATATCGTGTCTTGTTGATTTTACCTTATGCCGTACCATCATTTATTTCGATTCTGATCTTTAAAGGGTTATTTAACCAAAGTTTTGGTGAGATCAATATGATTTTAAACCAACTATTCGGTATCAGCCCTGAATGGTTTAACGATCCCCTCCTTGCTAAAGTGATGATCCTCATTGTCAATACATGGTTAGGTTACCCTTATATGATGATTTTATGTATGGGGTTACTCAAAGCTATTCCGGCTGATTTATATGAAGCCTCCGCAATGGACGGTGCTTCCACTTGGCAAAACTTCAGTAAAATCACTTTCCCATTACTGTTAAAACCACTTACTCCGTTAATGATTGCTTCGTTTGCATTTAACTTTAACAACTTTGTGTTAATTCAACTATTAACAAACGGTCGCCCGGATATGATTGGCACAACCACCCCAGCCGGTTATACCGATTTATTAGTCAGCTATACCTACCGCATTGCCTTTGAAGGAAGTGGGACGCAAGATTTCGGCTTAGCAGCTGCCATCGCAACCATTATTTTCTTATTAGTCGGTGGCTTGGCACTCTTAAATATCAAAGCAACCAAAATGGAATTATAAAAGCGGGAGGGATTTAACAACCTCTACCCAAACTAACTTTAGGAGTTATATATGGCAATTGTTCAATCTAAATCTGTGCGTTATCGGGTATGGGCAACCCATTTCATCTTAATTTGTTTTCTTGCCTTAATTATTTTCCCTTTATTAATGGTCATTGGCATTTCGTTAAGACCGGGAAATCTGGCGATCGGCGATATTATTCCAAGCCAAATTTCGTGGGAACATTGGCAAGCCGCTCTTGGTTTTGATGTGACGCACGCCGATGGTACAGTCACACCACCTCCATTCCCGGTGCTACGCTGGTTATGGAATTCCATCAAAGTGGCGACTATCACCTCTATCGGCATTGTAACCTTATCTACAACCTGTGCTTATGCGTTTGCCCGAATGAAATTTAAAGGCAAAAAAACGATTCTACAAGGTATGCTGATTTTCCAAATGTTCCCGGCAGTGCTTTCCTTAGTTGCCTTATATGCGTTGTTTGATCGTCTTGGGCAGTATGTACCGTTTCTTGGCTTAAACACACACGGTGGTGTCATTTTTGCCTACTTAGGCGGGATTGCCTTACACGTTTGGACAATCAAAGGCTACTTTGAAACGATTGACGGATCACTGGAAGAAGCCGCTTCCCTTGATGGGGCAACCCCGTGGCAAGCGTTCCGGTTAATCTTATTACCGCTTTCAGTGCCGATTTTGGCGGTAGTTTTCATTCTTTCATTTATTGCCGCCATTACCGAAGTACCGGTTGCTTCACTCTTATTGCGCGATGTAAACAGCTACACCTTAGCCGTTGGTATGCAACAATACCTCTATCCGCAAAACTACTTATGGGGTGACTTCGCAGCAGCGGCGGTCTTATCCGCAATTCCGATTACGCTGGTCTTCTTATTGGCACAACGCTGGTTAATCGGTGGTTTAACTGCCGGCGGCGTGAAAGGCTAATTTGCAAAAAATTCTCAAAAAACGACCGCTTGTCAAGCTGGCATTGCGGTCGTCAATCTTTATTTAGGGGTGTCTATGAAAAATGCGTTACCTTACCTTTGCTTATTCTATACCTCAAGCCTTTTTGCCCAATCTTGGCAACATTCTCATTTTTCTGATTTTAACGATAATCTCGAAAAACAGCTGTTTCAATCCCAAGCTCAATTAGAAAAAGGGAGTTATCCGCTTAAGTTTGAATTCGGCGGACACTGTTATCAACCTCAACAAGCAATCAAATTAAATCAATCGGTTACGTTAGTCCCTTGTGTGAATGAAGCTCCACAACTGCGGCTATTTCGTCAGGGCAACTATCTGGCACAAATTGATATGCGAAGTGGCACGCCAATGCTCAAAATCAGCGTAGAACAGCAACCACAGCATAATGAAGCCATACTTCAACACTGCCCGAATTGGGATAAAAAACCGATTGAAATTGATGTTTCCTCCACTTTTGCTGAAGGTGAATTAGTTAAGGACTTTTATTCAGGCAATACCGCCATTGTTAGAAACGGCAAAGTCACCTTGATGCCAGATGAAAACGCAAGCGGTCTGATTTTGCTGGAAAAAAGCAATACCGAAAATACGGCAACGTTTGATTGGAAAAATGCCACCGTCTATTTTGTGCTGACCGACCGCTTCTATAACGGCGATCCGACCAATGACCACAGCTACAACCGCCAAAAAGACGGAATGCAAGAAATCGGCACCTTTCACGGTGGTGATTTAAAAGGATTAACCGAAAAGCTCGATTACCTACAACAACTTGGGGTCAATGTATTGTGGATTAGCTCTCCGTTAGAACAGATGCACGGTTGGGTTGGCGGTGGTGATAAGGGGGATTTTCCACATTACGGCTATCACGGTTACTATCATTTAGATTGGACAAAAGTAGATGCCAATATGGGCACTGAAGACGATTTAAGCCGCTTTGTTCAACAAGCCCACCAACATGGAATTCGAGTACTGTTTGATGTGGTGATGAACCATACCGGTTATGCGACGCTCGCCGATATGCAGGAATTTAACTTTGGTAGATTTTACTTAACACCGGACGAAATCAGCCGCACATTAGGCGAAAAATGGACACACTGGAAACCAAAATCAGGGCAAAATTGGCACAGTTTCAATGATTTCATTCGCTTTAATGATAATCAGGCTTGGCAAAATTGGTGGGGAAAAGAATGGGTTCGAGCCGACATTGCCGATTACGACAGCCCTAAATTTGACGATTTAAAAATGTCGCTCTCTGCCCTTCCTGATCTAAAAACCGAGAGTGAACAAGCGGTCAAATTGCCTGAATTTTTTGCACATAAAAATACCAATGCCAAAACATTACCAAACGCTAAAGTGCGTGATTATTTAATTGGTTGGTTATCCGATTGGGTCAGAAAATAT from the Mannheimia haemolytica genome contains:
- the malE gene encoding Maltodextrin-binding protein; amino-acid sequence: MKNKCVKFTLATLATLVLSGTVMAKMTEGKLVIWINGDKGYNGLAEVGKRFEQDTGIQVLVEHPDKLEEKFAQVASTGDGPDIMFWAHDRFGGYAQSGLLSEVNVSKEFKDKFVDFAWDAETYNGKIIGYPVAIEAISLIYNKDLVKEAPKSWEEIIELDKKLKKEGKNAIMWNLAEPYFTWPIAASNGAYAFKFANGKYDSKDIGVNNEGAVKALQFVVDMVKNKHISADMDYAVAEASFNKGQSALTINGPWSWGNIDKSGIKYGVTLLPTLNGQASKPFVGVLSAGVNSSSPNKDLAKEFLENYLLTDDGLDAVNKDKPLGAVALKSYQEKLAADPRIAATMANAKNGEIMPNIPQMSSFWYAEKSAINNAVTGRQSVKEALDDAHSRIQKQQ
- the malF gene encoding Maltose transport system permease protein malF, with the translated sequence MLTQTQSKSTHWLKYLLAGLVLLLDFYLVVLMYSQGEYLFAILTLIILTSGVYIFTNKNAYAWRYVYPGITGMVIFILFPLVATIAIAFTNYSGSNQLSFERAVSVLTEQRYFSGDKYQFTLYPQADNQYRIALTNPATEQTFVSEPISLTTGTNVVVTEQNRPTGEAAPLKVITQNRAALQSMKVVLPNSNELTMSSLRQFSEQKPRYQFDEENKILLNNETGKRYQANDETGFFQAIDNNGNWQSETLEPGYTVTSGFNNFIKIFTDEGIQKPFVQIFIWTVVFSLLTVVFTVILGMVLACLVQWEALKGKAIYRVLLILPYAVPSFISILIFKGLFNQSFGEINMILNQLFGISPEWFNDPLLAKVMILIVNTWLGYPYMMILCMGLLKAIPADLYEASAMDGASTWQNFSKITFPLLLKPLTPLMIASFAFNFNNFVLIQLLTNGRPDMIGTTTPAGYTDLLVSYTYRIAFEGSGTQDFGLAAAIATIIFLLVGGLALLNIKATKMEL
- the malG gene encoding Maltose transport system permease protein malG, producing the protein MAIVQSKSVRYRVWATHFILICFLALIIFPLLMVIGISLRPGNLAIGDIIPSQISWEHWQAALGFDVTHADGTVTPPPFPVLRWLWNSIKVATITSIGIVTLSTTCAYAFARMKFKGKKTILQGMLIFQMFPAVLSLVALYALFDRLGQYVPFLGLNTHGGVIFAYLGGIALHVWTIKGYFETIDGSLEEAASLDGATPWQAFRLILLPLSVPILAVVFILSFIAAITEVPVASLLLRDVNSYTLAVGMQQYLYPQNYLWGDFAAAAVLSAIPITLVFLLAQRWLIGGLTAGGVKG
- the malS gene encoding Alpha-amylase precursor, which translates into the protein MKNALPYLCLFYTSSLFAQSWQHSHFSDFNDNLEKQLFQSQAQLEKGSYPLKFEFGGHCYQPQQAIKLNQSVTLVPCVNEAPQLRLFRQGNYLAQIDMRSGTPMLKISVEQQPQHNEAILQHCPNWDKKPIEIDVSSTFAEGELVKDFYSGNTAIVRNGKVTLMPDENASGLILLEKSNTENTATFDWKNATVYFVLTDRFYNGDPTNDHSYNRQKDGMQEIGTFHGGDLKGLTEKLDYLQQLGVNVLWISSPLEQMHGWVGGGDKGDFPHYGYHGYYHLDWTKVDANMGTEDDLSRFVQQAHQHGIRVLFDVVMNHTGYATLADMQEFNFGRFYLTPDEISRTLGEKWTHWKPKSGQNWHSFNDFIRFNDNQAWQNWWGKEWVRADIADYDSPKFDDLKMSLSALPDLKTESEQAVKLPEFFAHKNTNAKTLPNAKVRDYLIGWLSDWVRKYGIDGFRVDTAKHVEKSTWLALKQSAQQALSEWQQANPNAGFNDRFWMTGEAWGHGVFKSDYYQNGFDAMINFDFQDQAKKGLNCFAHIAPVYAEMNHKLDDFNVLSYLSSHDTRLFFHSDSEQNIEKHKTAANLLLLSPGAVQIYYGDETGRAFGATGSDLIQGTRSDMNWQELQQDPQKQALHQHWQKLTQFRQRHPAIGAGVHQLIKNDSYLAFKRVLNEDKVMVVWAGN